In the Streptomyces formicae genome, one interval contains:
- a CDS encoding DeoR/GlpR family DNA-binding transcription regulator produces the protein MYAPERQQEILRLARDGGRVDVLSLAETFQVTAETIRRDLKALDRAGLLRRVHGGAIPAGRLDFEPDLAEREGTAADEKDRIARAALAELPAEGSVILDAGSTVARVAAALPLESTLTVVTHGLPTAARLADHPGIQLHLIGGRVRQRTRAAVDAWALRAYGEIRADVLFLAANGFSAGGGLTTPDLAEAAVKRAAVAAARRVVLLADSAKHGQEHFARFGDLADVDLLITDTGLDPDDAAAIEAAGTEVVRA, from the coding sequence ATGTACGCACCGGAGCGGCAGCAGGAGATCCTGCGGCTCGCGCGCGACGGCGGGCGGGTCGACGTGCTGTCCCTCGCCGAGACGTTCCAGGTCACCGCGGAGACCATCCGGCGCGACCTGAAGGCGCTCGACCGGGCGGGACTGCTGCGCCGGGTGCACGGCGGTGCCATACCGGCGGGGCGGCTCGACTTCGAGCCCGACCTCGCCGAGCGCGAGGGCACGGCCGCCGACGAGAAGGACCGCATCGCGCGCGCCGCGCTCGCCGAACTGCCTGCCGAGGGCAGCGTCATCCTCGACGCCGGGTCGACCGTCGCACGGGTCGCCGCCGCGCTCCCGCTGGAGTCGACGCTCACCGTCGTCACCCATGGACTGCCCACCGCGGCCCGCCTGGCCGACCACCCCGGCATCCAGCTCCACCTCATCGGGGGCCGGGTCAGGCAGCGTACGCGCGCGGCGGTCGACGCCTGGGCCCTGCGCGCGTACGGCGAGATCCGCGCCGACGTCCTCTTCCTCGCCGCCAACGGCTTCTCCGCCGGGGGCGGGCTCACCACCCCCGACCTCGCGGAGGCCGCCGTGAAGCGCGCGGCCGTCGCCGCCGCGCGCCGGGTGGTGCTGCTCGCGGACTCCGCCAAGCACGGCCAGGAGCACTTCGCGCGCTTCGGGGACCTCGCGGACGTGGACCTCCTGATCACCGACACCGGCCTCGACCCCGACGACGCCGCGGCCATCGAGGCCGCAGGCACGGAAGTAGTACGCGCATGA
- a CDS encoding TetR/AcrR family transcriptional regulator, producing the protein MAARSLTERRKNETRLDIARTAASLFVADGLRATRAEDVARAAGVAPRTFYRYFATKEEAVAPLFAAGAQQWAEAVRRAPEGLSVPEALRHAVTDALAAEDAAAVASLDWVRSLLRMARESAALRAVWADACHASEETLLALLMERVSAAEPTPELRLAAGVASAAVRVAVESWAAGDAPAGGGGGLAALAVRCLGALDDFPWP; encoded by the coding sequence ATGGCTGCACGTTCGCTGACGGAGCGACGCAAGAACGAGACCCGCCTGGACATCGCGCGCACGGCGGCGTCGCTCTTCGTCGCGGACGGGCTGCGCGCCACCCGGGCCGAGGACGTCGCGCGGGCCGCGGGCGTCGCGCCGCGCACCTTCTACCGCTACTTCGCGACCAAGGAAGAAGCCGTCGCGCCGCTCTTCGCCGCGGGCGCGCAGCAGTGGGCCGAGGCGGTGCGCCGCGCCCCCGAGGGGCTCTCGGTCCCCGAGGCGCTGCGCCACGCGGTGACGGACGCGCTCGCCGCGGAGGACGCGGCGGCGGTGGCCTCCCTGGACTGGGTGCGGTCCCTGCTGCGCATGGCGCGGGAGAGCGCGGCGCTGCGCGCGGTGTGGGCGGACGCGTGCCACGCCTCGGAGGAGACGCTGCTCGCGCTCCTGATGGAGCGGGTCTCCGCCGCCGAGCCCACGCCCGAGCTGCGCCTCGCGGCGGGCGTGGCCAGCGCGGCGGTGCGGGTGGCCGTCGAGTCCTGGGCGGCGGGGGACGCCCCGGCCGGGGGAGGCGGCGGGCTTGCCGCGCTCGCCGTGCGCTGCCTCGGCGCGCTGGACGACTTCCCCTGGCCGTAG
- a CDS encoding ABC transporter substrate-binding protein, with protein sequence MRRRQFLLHTAGLTGATALGAAGLSACSAETDTPLKLLVASYDESVGSSIGDQWGSVIDAFEKAHPDIKVALERIPFGKLDQTLARRVKDGDAPDIAQSNFFAPYAEDGKLYGASDLFDVRTEGDFIRSYAEAGMVSRVQYGMPFLASTPRLFYNKALFKQARVKAPRSWAELHDAARALKGIGVETPYGLQLGPEAAEDEALAWLLADGGSYSGLTGYDFANPGNIETFTWLRDNLVAQGLAGANPATLTRTDAYAQFLRGKIGMMIAHPVLMGAADKAKFPYAHAPFPKKLGGAAPPVGLNDWLMAFKRNGRREQCGTFMSFLYGRKTAMAYGGGQSALPVTSSASDALRKDPRQRPMWDFIDQMPQAQFQPTNLGSWPEVRGAVRKRIGAAVAKGGNPKAVLEGLDSAAVQAEL encoded by the coding sequence GTGCGTCGTCGGCAGTTCCTTCTCCACACGGCCGGTCTCACCGGCGCCACCGCACTCGGCGCCGCCGGTCTCAGTGCCTGTTCCGCGGAGACGGACACCCCTCTCAAACTCCTCGTCGCCAGTTACGACGAGAGCGTGGGCTCCTCCATCGGCGACCAGTGGGGCAGCGTCATCGACGCGTTCGAGAAGGCCCACCCGGACATCAAGGTCGCCCTCGAACGCATCCCGTTCGGCAAGCTCGACCAGACCCTCGCCCGGCGCGTGAAGGACGGCGACGCGCCCGACATCGCGCAGTCCAACTTCTTCGCGCCCTACGCCGAGGACGGCAAGCTCTACGGCGCGTCCGACCTCTTCGACGTACGCACCGAGGGCGACTTCATCCGCTCCTACGCGGAGGCGGGCATGGTCAGCCGCGTCCAGTACGGCATGCCGTTCCTCGCCAGCACGCCCCGGCTCTTCTACAACAAGGCCCTGTTCAAGCAGGCCCGCGTCAAGGCGCCCCGCTCCTGGGCCGAACTGCACGACGCGGCGCGGGCGTTGAAGGGCATCGGCGTGGAGACCCCCTACGGCCTCCAGCTCGGCCCCGAGGCCGCGGAGGACGAGGCGCTCGCCTGGCTGCTCGCGGACGGCGGCAGCTACTCCGGCCTCACCGGCTACGACTTCGCCAACCCCGGCAACATCGAGACCTTCACCTGGCTGCGCGACAACCTCGTCGCACAGGGCCTCGCGGGCGCGAACCCGGCGACGCTGACGAGGACCGACGCGTACGCCCAGTTCCTGCGCGGCAAGATCGGCATGATGATCGCGCACCCGGTCCTGATGGGCGCGGCCGACAAGGCCAAGTTCCCCTACGCACACGCCCCGTTCCCCAAGAAGCTCGGGGGCGCGGCGCCGCCCGTGGGGCTCAACGACTGGCTGATGGCGTTCAAGCGGAACGGGCGGCGCGAGCAGTGCGGGACGTTCATGAGCTTCCTGTACGGCCGCAAGACCGCGATGGCGTACGGCGGCGGGCAGTCGGCGCTGCCCGTCACCAGCTCGGCGTCCGACGCGCTGCGCAAGGACCCGAGGCAGCGGCCGATGTGGGACTTCATCGACCAGATGCCGCAGGCGCAGTTCCAGCCGACGAACCTCGGGTCGTGGCCCGAGGTGCGGGGGGCCGTCCGCAAGCGGATCGGCGCGGCGGTGGCCAAGGGGGGTAATCCCAAGGCGGTTCTGGAGGGGCTGGACTCGGCGGCGGTGCAGGCGGAGCTTTAG
- a CDS encoding MFS transporter, whose translation MTSPSTLSTPGEPAPDGTPAPDGTPAPAGEPAPAGDRRRWFALAIVMTAAFMDLVDVTIVNIAIPSIQRDAGATFSQIQWITAGYTLAFAAGLITGGRLGDIHGRKRLFLIGITGFTVASALCGFAANPEMLVASRILQGAMAALMVPQVLSIVHATFPAHERGKVFGLFGMIVGLGAVSGPLLGALLTEWNILGLEWRPIFLINLPVGIAGIILGRKFITESKAPKALKLDLVGVVLVTLGLLMMLYPLTRGRELGWPVWGYVMMAGSVVVFGALVAYEKAKAAKDGSPLVELSLFKVKSFAAGIAVQTVFGVAMGIFFLVWTLYMQVGLGWSALRAGLTGVPFSIAVSVAAGLSVQKFVPRFGRKVLQTGALTMAAGVLIYLWEAGRYGADITSWQMALPLTVMGLGMGLIVAPLTDAVLSNVPKEHAGSASGLINTVQQMGTALGLGLVSVVFFGVIDERVAPQRIPLEFVDGFQNALWWVTGVLAVIFLLMFALPAKPRQHVEAETAEPNELQDREPALTA comes from the coding sequence ATGACTTCACCGAGCACCCTCTCCACCCCCGGGGAACCGGCACCCGACGGGACACCGGCACCCGACGGGACACCGGCACCCGCCGGGGAACCCGCACCCGCCGGTGACCGGCGACGCTGGTTCGCGCTGGCCATCGTGATGACCGCCGCCTTCATGGACCTGGTCGACGTCACGATCGTGAACATCGCGATCCCGTCGATCCAGCGCGACGCGGGCGCCACCTTCAGCCAGATCCAGTGGATCACCGCGGGCTACACCCTGGCCTTCGCCGCCGGTCTGATCACGGGCGGGCGGCTCGGCGACATCCACGGCCGCAAGCGCCTGTTCCTGATAGGCATCACGGGCTTCACCGTCGCCTCCGCGCTCTGCGGCTTCGCGGCCAACCCGGAGATGCTGGTCGCCTCGCGCATCCTCCAGGGCGCCATGGCCGCGCTGATGGTGCCGCAGGTGCTCTCGATCGTGCACGCCACGTTCCCCGCGCACGAGCGCGGCAAGGTCTTCGGGCTCTTCGGCATGATCGTCGGCCTCGGCGCGGTCTCCGGACCGCTGCTCGGCGCGCTGCTCACCGAGTGGAACATCCTCGGCCTCGAATGGCGGCCGATCTTCCTCATCAACCTGCCGGTCGGCATCGCGGGCATCATCCTCGGACGCAAGTTCATCACCGAGTCCAAGGCGCCGAAGGCCCTCAAGCTCGACCTGGTCGGCGTCGTCCTGGTCACGCTCGGCCTGCTGATGATGCTCTACCCGCTCACCCGCGGCCGGGAGCTGGGCTGGCCGGTGTGGGGTTACGTGATGATGGCGGGCTCCGTCGTCGTCTTCGGTGCCCTCGTCGCGTACGAGAAGGCGAAGGCCGCGAAGGACGGCTCGCCGCTCGTGGAGCTGTCGCTGTTCAAGGTGAAGAGCTTCGCCGCGGGCATCGCGGTGCAGACCGTGTTCGGCGTCGCGATGGGCATCTTCTTCCTGGTCTGGACGCTCTACATGCAGGTCGGCCTCGGCTGGTCGGCGCTGCGCGCGGGCCTGACCGGTGTGCCGTTCTCGATCGCCGTCTCGGTGGCCGCCGGTCTCTCCGTACAGAAGTTCGTGCCCCGCTTCGGCCGCAAGGTGTTGCAGACGGGCGCCCTCACGATGGCCGCGGGCGTGCTGATCTACCTCTGGGAGGCCGGCCGCTACGGCGCGGACATCACGTCCTGGCAGATGGCGCTGCCGCTGACCGTGATGGGTCTCGGCATGGGCCTGATCGTCGCCCCGCTGACGGACGCCGTCCTCTCGAACGTCCCGAAGGAGCACGCGGGTTCGGCCTCCGGCCTCATCAACACCGTGCAGCAGATGGGCACCGCGCTCGGCCTCGGCCTGGTCTCGGTGGTCTTCTTCGGAGTGATCGACGAGCGGGTCGCGCCGCAGCGGATTCCCCTGGAGTTCGTGGACGGCTTCCAGAACGCGCTGTGGTGGGTGACCGGCGTACTCGCCGTCATCTTCCTCCTGATGTTCGCCCTCCCGGCCAAGCCCCGCCAGCACGTGGAGGCCGAGACCGCCGAGCCGAACGAACTCCAGGACCGCGAACCGGCGTTGACCGCCTGA
- a CDS encoding helix-turn-helix transcriptional regulator: MTADGTAAGTDTPARLFQLLSLLQTPREWPGAELSERLGVSRRTVRRDIDRLRDLGYPVRASQGAAGGYRLVAGKAMPPLVLDDEEAVAIAVGLRAGAGHAVEGVEEASVRALAKLEQVLPARLRHRVSALQIATTPLTSGDGASIAPETLTVMASAAAGHERLRFAYRAGDGTESRRLTEPYRLVSTGRRWYLVAFDIDREDWRTFRVDRVSDPFATGARFVPRELPAGDAAEFIRESMWRGRQTYDVDVTFAAPAVFVAARLPAVLGPLDTVDDTTCRLRCTASDSIEWLAIRLALTDCEFTVRGPAELVACLSEMAGRMARSTG, from the coding sequence ATGACGGCGGACGGTACGGCGGCGGGTACCGACACCCCCGCCCGGCTCTTCCAGCTCCTCTCCCTCCTCCAGACGCCCCGCGAGTGGCCGGGGGCCGAGCTCTCCGAACGGCTCGGCGTCAGCAGGCGCACCGTACGGCGCGACATCGACCGGCTCCGGGACCTCGGCTATCCGGTGCGGGCCAGCCAGGGGGCGGCGGGCGGCTACCGGCTCGTCGCGGGCAAGGCGATGCCGCCGCTGGTCCTCGACGACGAGGAGGCGGTGGCGATCGCGGTGGGGCTGCGGGCCGGGGCCGGGCACGCGGTGGAGGGCGTCGAGGAGGCATCGGTACGGGCGCTCGCCAAACTGGAACAGGTCCTGCCCGCGCGCCTGCGCCACCGGGTCTCGGCGTTGCAGATCGCCACGACGCCGCTGACCAGCGGGGACGGGGCGAGCATCGCGCCGGAGACGCTGACGGTGATGGCGTCGGCCGCGGCGGGCCACGAGCGCCTCCGGTTCGCCTACCGCGCGGGCGACGGCACGGAGTCGCGCCGCCTGACCGAGCCGTACCGCCTGGTCTCGACCGGGCGGCGCTGGTACCTCGTGGCGTTCGACATCGACCGCGAGGACTGGCGCACCTTCCGGGTCGACCGGGTATCCGACCCGTTCGCGACGGGGGCGCGGTTCGTACCGCGGGAGCTGCCCGCGGGGGATGCGGCGGAGTTCATCAGGGAGTCGATGTGGCGGGGCCGCCAGACATACGACGTGGACGTGACGTTCGCGGCGCCCGCGGTGTTCGTCGCGGCGCGGTTGCCGGCGGTGCTCGGCCCTCTCGATACGGTCGACGACACCACCTGCCGCCTGCGATGCACGGCGTCCGACTCCATCGAGTGGCTGGCGATCCGCCTCGCGCTCACGGACTGTGAGTTCACGGTGCGGGGTCCTGCGGAGCTGGTGGCGTGTCTGTCGGAGATGGCGGGGCGGATGGCGCGGTCCACGGGGTGA
- a CDS encoding sigma-70 family RNA polymerase sigma factor, translated as MATRAVARRKSASGETDAARSVRAVGGEIADRDLVGMYLDEIARTPLLDAAKEVELSQIIEAGVYARKILDGEVEDSKVTADREELEALVADGERAKDVFIRSNLRLVVAVARRYPRSGLPLLDLIQEGNAGLVRAVEKFDYAKGFKFSTYATWWIRQAITRSIADQSRTIRLPVHLVEELGRIRRVQREFNRENGREPEPAEIAKELSSTPERVVDVLDWARDPVSLNMGVDDDGDTQFGDLLEDTSAVSPEQSVLSLLRSEELDGLIGRLDQRTASIIKMRYGIVDGRERTLTEVGKEHGLTRERIRQIEKHALLELKKLARDTGFDAAA; from the coding sequence ATGGCAACCCGTGCCGTCGCCCGTCGTAAGTCCGCCTCCGGCGAGACCGACGCGGCACGCAGTGTTCGCGCCGTAGGCGGGGAGATCGCCGACCGCGACCTGGTCGGCATGTACCTCGACGAGATCGCGCGTACGCCGCTTCTCGACGCCGCCAAGGAAGTCGAGCTGTCCCAGATCATCGAGGCGGGTGTGTACGCCCGGAAGATCCTCGACGGCGAGGTCGAGGACAGCAAGGTCACCGCGGACCGCGAGGAGCTCGAAGCCCTCGTCGCCGACGGTGAGCGGGCCAAGGACGTCTTCATCCGCTCGAACCTCCGCCTCGTCGTCGCGGTCGCCCGCCGCTATCCGCGCAGCGGCCTCCCGCTGCTCGACCTCATCCAGGAGGGGAACGCGGGCCTGGTGCGCGCGGTCGAGAAGTTCGACTACGCCAAGGGCTTCAAGTTCTCCACGTACGCCACGTGGTGGATCCGCCAGGCCATCACGCGGTCCATAGCCGACCAGTCGCGCACCATCCGCCTCCCCGTCCACCTGGTCGAGGAGCTGGGCCGGATCCGCCGCGTCCAGCGCGAGTTCAACCGGGAGAACGGGCGGGAGCCGGAGCCCGCGGAGATCGCCAAGGAGCTGTCCTCGACGCCCGAGCGCGTCGTCGACGTCCTGGACTGGGCGCGCGACCCCGTCTCGCTCAACATGGGCGTGGACGACGACGGCGACACGCAGTTCGGTGACCTCCTGGAGGACACCTCGGCCGTCTCGCCCGAGCAGTCCGTCCTCTCGCTGCTGCGCAGCGAGGAGCTCGACGGCCTGATCGGCCGCCTCGACCAGCGCACGGCCTCCATCATCAAGATGCGGTACGGCATCGTGGACGGCCGGGAGCGGACGCTGACGGAGGTCGGCAAGGAGCATGGCCTCACCCGCGAGCGGATTCGGCAGATCGAGAAGCACGCGCTGCTCGAGCTGAAGAAGTTGGCGCGGGATACGGGGTTCGACGCGGCGGCCTAG
- a CDS encoding GNAT family N-acetyltransferase yields MPSVPEEVQVRPGVEADLKALTDIYNHYVRETAVTFDTVAFLPEERRPWLLSHLKDGPHRLMVARERDSAARPGRLLGYATSSPFRPKPAYSTSVEVSVYCAPDAAGRGIGTLLYKALFEALADEDLHRAYAGVAQPNEASVRLHERFGFRHVGTYGEVGRKFGRYWDVAWYELPLGPGPHPDAEADLDPGPGPRA; encoded by the coding sequence ATGCCGTCGGTACCGGAAGAGGTGCAGGTCAGGCCGGGAGTCGAGGCCGATCTCAAGGCCCTCACGGACATCTACAACCACTACGTACGTGAGACGGCCGTCACCTTTGACACCGTCGCCTTCCTGCCGGAAGAGCGCCGCCCTTGGCTGCTCTCCCACCTCAAAGACGGCCCCCACCGCTTGATGGTTGCCCGGGAGCGGGATTCGGCCGCCCGTCCCGGCCGGCTGCTGGGGTACGCCACCAGTAGCCCTTTCCGGCCCAAGCCCGCCTACTCCACCTCGGTGGAAGTGAGTGTCTACTGCGCGCCCGACGCGGCGGGCCGTGGCATTGGGACGCTGCTCTACAAGGCCCTCTTCGAGGCCCTCGCCGACGAGGACCTGCATCGCGCGTACGCGGGCGTGGCGCAGCCGAACGAGGCGTCGGTGCGGCTGCACGAGCGCTTCGGCTTCCGGCACGTGGGGACGTACGGGGAAGTGGGCAGGAAGTTCGGCCGGTACTGGGACGTCGCCTGGTACGAACTGCCCCTCGGCCCCGGCCCCCACCCCGACGCCGAGGCCGACCTCGACCCCGGTCCAGGACCCCGGGCCTAG
- a CDS encoding questin oxidase family protein translates to MRDTTGTLDEALQRLHSAGPERLGRLTNHAPMAVEALAARGRSGAVHRWLDLYAPKLEEFPARVEPVTDADWRAALGDPRRAADWIDYFVRRIADASDEARPWREVLAEWWPRLLPGMYGGSTHPVIRVGHAVRTLEAGGVTEPRLTELAHGLGYWAARHSTVSGVALVPGAVAAADALDAVPPIADRTEGGFPARLGRVEALPVWAASVEEPEEARRALTELVRAATHRYATHGHGEPTMLVHAATAPNAVLRALPALPRALWVPSLRAAWTASAAVTAMYAPDAPVAYVAPGGLGAEEVFERALAHGDEHVIKLADTALDVGGEGGLAAALRAVALSVPLE, encoded by the coding sequence ATGCGTGACACCACAGGCACCCTCGACGAAGCCCTCCAGCGGCTGCACTCCGCCGGTCCCGAGCGGCTCGGGCGGCTCACCAACCACGCGCCGATGGCCGTCGAGGCGCTCGCCGCGCGCGGGCGGTCCGGGGCGGTCCACCGGTGGCTCGATCTCTACGCCCCGAAGCTGGAGGAGTTTCCGGCCCGCGTCGAGCCGGTCACCGACGCGGACTGGCGCGCCGCGCTCGGTGACCCGCGCAGGGCCGCCGACTGGATCGACTACTTCGTACGCCGTATCGCCGATGCCTCCGACGAGGCGCGGCCCTGGCGCGAGGTGCTCGCCGAGTGGTGGCCCCGGCTGCTGCCGGGGATGTACGGCGGCTCGACGCATCCGGTGATCCGGGTGGGGCACGCCGTCCGCACCCTCGAAGCGGGCGGGGTGACCGAGCCGCGGCTCACCGAGCTCGCGCACGGCCTCGGCTACTGGGCGGCGCGGCACAGCACCGTCTCCGGTGTCGCCCTCGTGCCGGGTGCCGTCGCGGCGGCGGACGCGCTGGACGCGGTGCCGCCGATCGCCGACCGGACGGAGGGCGGCTTTCCCGCCCGGCTCGGCCGGGTCGAGGCGCTGCCGGTGTGGGCGGCGTCGGTGGAGGAGCCGGAGGAGGCGCGGCGCGCGCTGACCGAGCTGGTGCGGGCGGCGACGCATCGGTATGCGACGCACGGGCACGGGGAGCCCACGATGCTGGTGCACGCGGCTACGGCGCCCAACGCCGTGCTGCGTGCGCTGCCCGCGTTGCCCCGGGCGCTGTGGGTGCCCAGCCTGCGGGCGGCTTGGACCGCGTCTGCGGCGGTCACCGCGATGTACGCGCCGGATGCTCCTGTCGCGTACGTGGCGCCCGGTGGCCTCGGTGCGGAGGAGGTCTTCGAGCGGGCGCTCGCGCATGGGGACGAGCATGTCATCAAGTTGGCGGATACGGCGTTGGACGTCGGGGGTGAGGGGGGCTTGGCGGCTGCGTTGCGTGCGGTTGCACTGAGCGTGCCGCTTGAGTGA